From Bradyrhizobium sp. AZCC 1610:
TGCCGGGGCTCGCGAAATAGCGCGTCGGTTTCGTTGCGCTCGACGATCCGGCCGAGATACATCACCGCGACCTCGCTCGCGACGTGTTCCACGACGGCGAGATTGTGGCTGATGAAGAGGTAGGTCAGCCCGAGATCGCGACGCAGATCGGCCAGCAGATTGAGGATTTGCGCCTGCACCGAGACGTCGAGCGCGCTGGTCGGCTCGTCGCAGATCACGATCCGCGGCTCCAGCACCAGTGCGCGCGCAATCGCGGCGCGCTGGCGTTGCCCGCCGGAGAGTTGCGCCGGCATGCGCTCGCCCATCGCGGCCGACAGGCCGACACGCTCGAGAATGCCTGCGACCCGGCGCTCGATCTCGCCGCGCGAGAACGTGCCCTGGGCGGCCAGCGGCAGGGCGACGATGTCCTTGATGCGCCGGCGCGGATTGAGCGAAGCGAACGGATCCTGGAACACCGGCTGGATCAGCCGGGCGCGCGCCTTGCGGTCGAGGTCGAACAGGCGCTTGCCGTCGACCAGAACGGTCCCTGCCGTCGGCTTGAGCAACCCGAGGATCATGCGCGCGAGCGTGGATTTGCCGCAGCCGGACTCGCCGACGACGCCGAGCACG
This genomic window contains:
- a CDS encoding ABC transporter ATP-binding protein, whose protein sequence is MTAAIEVENLRCEFRVNTGLMSAEKRVVAVDDVTFSVPAGSVLGVVGESGCGKSTLARMILGLLKPTAGTVLVDGKRLFDLDRKARARLIQPVFQDPFASLNPRRRIKDIVALPLAAQGTFSRGEIERRVAGILERVGLSAAMGERMPAQLSGGQRQRAAIARALVLEPRIVICDEPTSALDVSVQAQILNLLADLRRDLGLTYLFISHNLAVVEHVASEVAVMYLGRIVERNETDALFREPRHPYTQVLLESVLTPEPGKGVPDIGLGDAMPDPANIPPGCRFNPRCRIAVERCRHEAPTRMVRPPLGMVECHLA